The proteins below come from a single Pedobacter aquae genomic window:
- a CDS encoding Rossmann-fold NAD(P)-binding domain-containing protein, translating into MKLFSSVKDVSDVNQLVSEAIQLKANPFADEHLGKHKTLGLIFLNPSLRTRLSTQKAAMNLGMQVMVMNMDKEGWALETQDGIIMNGTTVEHIREAAGVMGEYCDIIGIRSFPGLKDRNEDYSELIFNKFVQFCGVPVVSLESATRHPLQSLADLITIEELKTTAKPRVVLTWAPHVKPLPQAVANSFAEWMNKADYDFVITHPAGYDLAPEFVGNAIVTNNQDEALAGADFVYVKNWSSYQDYGKILSDGEGWMMTNEKLKLTNNAGVMHCLPVRRGLELSHEILDGPNSLVLNQANNRVWAAQAVLKMCLTQTLS; encoded by the coding sequence ATGAAACTATTCTCCTCCGTTAAAGATGTGTCTGATGTTAACCAACTGGTTTCAGAAGCTATCCAATTAAAAGCAAATCCTTTTGCTGATGAGCATTTAGGAAAGCATAAAACGCTGGGCTTAATATTCTTAAACCCTAGCTTACGTACCCGTTTAAGCACCCAAAAGGCTGCTATGAATTTAGGTATGCAGGTAATGGTGATGAATATGGATAAAGAAGGCTGGGCTTTAGAAACACAAGATGGCATTATCATGAATGGTACTACGGTAGAACATATTAGAGAAGCTGCCGGTGTGATGGGAGAATATTGTGACATCATAGGTATACGCTCTTTCCCTGGTTTAAAAGACAGAAATGAAGATTACTCGGAGCTGATATTTAACAAGTTTGTACAGTTTTGCGGTGTTCCGGTTGTGAGTTTAGAATCAGCAACTAGACATCCTTTGCAAAGTTTGGCCGATTTAATTACCATTGAGGAGCTAAAAACAACCGCTAAACCAAGAGTAGTACTAACATGGGCACCTCATGTTAAACCTTTACCACAAGCTGTTGCCAATTCTTTTGCAGAGTGGATGAATAAAGCAGATTACGATTTTGTTATTACCCACCCAGCAGGATACGATTTAGCGCCAGAATTTGTTGGAAATGCTATCGTTACCAACAATCAAGACGAAGCTTTAGCCGGGGCTGATTTTGTTTATGTAAAAAATTGGTCTTCTTATCAGGATTATGGTAAAATACTTTCTGATGGTGAAGGTTGGATGATGACTAATGAGAAATTAAAACTCACCAACAACGCTGGCGTAATGCATTGCTTACCTGTAAGAAGAGGTTTAGAGCTTTCTCACGAAATACTAGACGGACCAAATTCTTTAGTGCTTAATCAAGCAAATAATAGGGTTTGGGCTGCACAGGCGGTATTAAAAATGTGCCTCACCCAAACCCTCTCCTAA
- a CDS encoding type II toxin-antitoxin system RelE/ParE family toxin, translated as MKFEIRWSDEAEVTFDAIYQFVSIQWNIKQAEKLRVQTLKVLEQIAVNPYLFKESEIKNVRKAFISKHTSLFYETSQQTILLVFFWDNRQNPMINI; from the coding sequence ATGAAATTTGAAATACGTTGGTCTGATGAAGCTGAAGTAACCTTTGATGCAATATATCAGTTTGTTTCTATTCAATGGAATATTAAACAAGCAGAAAAGTTAAGAGTGCAAACATTAAAAGTTTTAGAACAAATAGCTGTAAATCCTTATTTATTTAAGGAATCAGAAATTAAAAATGTTCGCAAAGCATTCATATCAAAGCATACCTCCCTATTTTATGAAACATCACAACAAACTATTTTATTAGTGTTCTTTTGGGATAACAGACAAAATCCCATGATAAATATCTAA
- a CDS encoding aspartate aminotransferase family protein: MKLFDVYPINNIEIVKGQGSLVWDDKGQEYLDLYGGHAVISIGHTHPHYVERLTQQLGKLGFYSNSIKIPLQEELADKLGKISGREDYQLFLCNSGAEANENALKLASFANGRKKIVAFTKAFHGRTSLAVSATDNPKIIAPVNQTENVVFLPHNDVDALKTLFAEQGNEICAVIIEGIQGVGGIQVASDEFLQSIRSLCTQYGAYFIADSVQCGYGRSGKFYASDFAGVDADIYTMAKGMGNGFPIGGISISPALKPWHGMLGTTFGGNHLACAAALAVLEVMEQEHLMDNAAKIGGYLIQELQKLNHIKEVRGKGLMIGIDLPEELNQVKKNLLFNHHIFTGEAKPNVIRLLPALNLTREHADRFLEALSKELKA; encoded by the coding sequence ATGAAACTTTTCGACGTATACCCAATAAACAATATAGAAATCGTAAAAGGCCAGGGGAGCTTGGTTTGGGACGATAAAGGACAGGAATATTTAGACCTTTATGGTGGGCATGCTGTAATCTCTATAGGTCATACGCATCCGCATTATGTAGAGCGCTTAACACAGCAGTTAGGTAAATTGGGTTTTTACTCAAACTCTATTAAAATTCCTTTACAGGAAGAATTGGCAGATAAACTAGGGAAAATATCAGGCAGAGAAGATTATCAGCTTTTCTTGTGTAATTCTGGTGCCGAGGCTAATGAGAATGCTTTAAAATTGGCATCTTTTGCCAATGGAAGAAAAAAAATTGTGGCTTTTACAAAAGCTTTCCATGGCAGAACATCTTTAGCAGTATCGGCAACAGATAATCCTAAAATTATAGCTCCGGTAAACCAAACAGAAAATGTTGTTTTCTTGCCTCATAATGATGTTGATGCACTAAAAACCTTATTTGCTGAACAAGGAAATGAAATTTGTGCAGTTATAATAGAAGGTATTCAAGGTGTTGGCGGTATACAGGTTGCTAGTGATGAATTTTTACAAAGCATACGTTCATTATGTACACAATACGGAGCTTATTTTATTGCAGACTCTGTACAGTGTGGTTACGGCAGAAGCGGTAAATTTTATGCCTCAGATTTTGCTGGTGTAGATGCCGATATTTATACCATGGCAAAAGGTATGGGCAATGGTTTTCCTATTGGCGGTATCAGTATCAGTCCGGCGTTAAAACCTTGGCATGGTATGTTAGGTACTACTTTTGGTGGTAACCATTTGGCTTGTGCGGCAGCTTTAGCTGTGTTAGAAGTGATGGAGCAAGAGCATTTGATGGATAATGCAGCTAAAATAGGCGGCTATTTAATTCAAGAGCTTCAGAAACTAAACCACATTAAAGAAGTACGTGGCAAAGGTTTAATGATTGGTATTGATTTACCAGAAGAGCTTAACCAAGTGAAGAAAAACTTATTATTTAACCATCATATCTTCACTGGCGAAGCTAAACCTAACGTGATTAGGTTATTGCCAGCATTAAATTTAACTAGAGAACACGCTGATAGATTTTTAGAAGCATTAAGTAAGGAGTTGAAAGCTTAG
- a CDS encoding four helix bundle protein: MQNYKDLRVWVKSHELTLKIYSVTKNFPKEEIYSVTSQIRRASSSIPANIAEGCGKNTKNDFGKYLNIALGSANETEYFLLLAKDLGYLPIEDYLILEKNINEVKAMLILLIQKVRA, encoded by the coding sequence ATGCAGAATTACAAAGATTTAAGAGTATGGGTAAAGTCACATGAATTAACGCTTAAAATCTACAGCGTGACTAAGAACTTTCCGAAAGAAGAGATTTATTCAGTTACCAGTCAGATTAGAAGGGCTTCATCATCTATACCGGCCAATATTGCTGAGGGATGTGGAAAAAATACTAAAAACGATTTCGGTAAATATTTGAATATTGCTTTAGGATCAGCAAACGAAACAGAATACTTTCTGCTGCTTGCAAAAGACCTCGGTTATTTACCTATAGAAGATTATTTAATTTTAGAAAAAAACATCAATGAAGTGAAGGCAATGCTTATTTTATTAATTCAAAAAGTTAGAGCATAA
- the argC gene encoding N-acetyl-gamma-glutamyl-phosphate reductase, protein MSNIKVGIIGGAGYTGGELLRILVNHQKVDIAYVHSNSNAGNLISDVHTDLLGDTDLKFTDKLSQDIDVLYLCVGHGDARKFLEANNFNDNIKIIDLSQDFRLNQKSKIENRKFIYGLPELNKEAIKTAQNIANPGCFATCLQLALLPLAKAGLLKSEVHITATTGSTGAGQKPTTTSHFSWRSNNLSVYKAFEHQHLNEIGESLKSLTPTLSKGEGAKTGEQEDLVLNFIPYRGSFARGIMASSYMDCDLSLEEAEKLYQDFYADAPFTHISKENIDLKQVVNTNKCFIHLEKHGNKLMILSIIDNLLKGASGQAVQNMNLMFGLDEKEGLRLKAIGF, encoded by the coding sequence ATGAGTAATATAAAAGTAGGTATAATTGGTGGTGCAGGATATACTGGCGGAGAGCTTTTAAGAATTTTGGTTAATCACCAAAAGGTTGATATTGCTTATGTACACAGTAATAGCAATGCTGGTAACTTAATATCAGATGTGCATACTGATTTACTTGGCGATACCGACCTGAAATTTACCGATAAGCTTTCGCAGGATATCGATGTGTTGTACTTATGCGTTGGGCATGGCGATGCTAGAAAGTTTTTAGAAGCAAATAATTTTAACGATAACATCAAAATTATTGACCTTTCTCAAGATTTCAGGCTCAATCAAAAATCAAAAATCGAAAATCGAAAATTTATTTACGGTTTACCCGAGCTTAACAAAGAAGCCATAAAAACAGCTCAGAATATTGCTAATCCAGGTTGTTTTGCAACCTGTTTACAACTGGCTTTATTGCCTTTAGCCAAAGCCGGGCTGTTAAAATCTGAAGTACACATCACTGCAACAACAGGTTCTACAGGGGCAGGGCAAAAGCCAACAACAACCTCTCATTTTAGTTGGAGGAGTAATAACCTATCGGTTTATAAAGCTTTTGAGCATCAGCATTTAAATGAAATCGGCGAAAGCCTAAAAAGCCTCACCCCAACCCTCTCCAAAGGAGAGGGAGCAAAGACAGGAGAACAAGAGGATTTAGTGTTAAACTTTATTCCTTATCGCGGTAGTTTTGCTCGTGGAATTATGGCCTCAAGCTATATGGATTGTGATTTAAGTTTAGAAGAAGCAGAGAAATTATATCAAGATTTTTATGCAGATGCACCTTTCACGCATATCAGCAAGGAAAATATAGACTTAAAGCAGGTTGTGAATACCAATAAATGCTTTATTCATCTAGAAAAACACGGCAATAAACTGATGATTTTATCCATCATAGATAACTTACTAAAAGGCGCATCAGGCCAAGCCGTACAAAATATGAATTTGATGTTTGGTTTGGATGAAAAAGAAGGATTGAGGTTGAAAGCGATTGGGTTTTAG
- the argG gene encoding argininosuccinate synthase has protein sequence MKKKVVLAFSGGLDTSFCCIYLTKDLDLEVHSVIVNTGGFSEEELKQIEERAYSLGVASHHAVDAVKGYYDSCLKYLVFGNVLKNNTYPLSVSAERVTQATAIANYAKEINADFVAHGSTGAGNDQVRFDMIFNILVPKVGIITPIRDLKLSREAEIEYLHKHGVEINAEKAKYSINKGIWGTSVGGKETLTSNGMLPEEAWPTQVTKTEAENVELEFVKGQLVAVNGKKYNHPTEAVQVLQQIAAPFGVGRDIHVGDTIIGIKGRVGFEAAAPMVIIKAHHALEKHTLTKWQLSWKDQLAMFYGNWMHEGQFHDPVMRDIEAFLENTQKTVNGKVFVQLLPYRFLIIGIESENDLMSSKFGSYGEMNEGYTGDDVKGFSKIFGNQVSIWHKVNEGIKDE, from the coding sequence ATGAAGAAAAAAGTAGTTTTAGCCTTTAGCGGAGGATTAGATACCTCGTTTTGTTGCATATATCTTACTAAAGATTTGGATTTAGAAGTACACTCGGTTATTGTAAATACCGGAGGTTTTTCTGAAGAAGAATTAAAACAAATAGAAGAAAGAGCTTACAGTTTAGGGGTGGCTTCTCATCACGCTGTTGATGCAGTAAAAGGCTATTATGATTCTTGTTTAAAATATTTAGTTTTTGGTAATGTGTTAAAGAACAATACTTACCCACTTTCTGTAAGTGCAGAGCGTGTTACCCAAGCTACTGCTATTGCAAACTATGCAAAAGAAATTAATGCTGATTTTGTTGCTCATGGTAGTACAGGTGCTGGTAATGACCAAGTGCGCTTTGATATGATTTTCAATATCTTGGTTCCTAAAGTGGGTATTATTACGCCTATTAGAGATTTGAAATTGAGCCGAGAAGCAGAGATTGAATATCTACATAAACATGGCGTAGAAATTAATGCCGAAAAAGCTAAATACTCTATCAATAAAGGTATTTGGGGTACTTCTGTAGGCGGTAAAGAAACCCTAACTTCTAATGGTATGCTACCAGAAGAAGCATGGCCAACTCAAGTAACCAAAACAGAGGCAGAAAATGTTGAGCTTGAATTTGTAAAAGGGCAGTTAGTAGCTGTAAATGGCAAAAAATATAACCATCCAACAGAAGCCGTTCAAGTTTTACAGCAAATTGCTGCTCCGTTTGGCGTAGGAAGAGATATCCACGTAGGTGATACCATTATTGGGATAAAAGGAAGAGTTGGTTTTGAAGCCGCAGCACCAATGGTAATTATCAAAGCTCACCATGCTTTAGAAAAGCATACTTTAACCAAATGGCAGTTAAGCTGGAAAGACCAATTGGCCATGTTCTACGGGAATTGGATGCATGAAGGTCAGTTTCACGACCCTGTGATGAGAGATATTGAAGCTTTCTTAGAAAATACCCAGAAAACAGTCAACGGAAAAGTATTTGTACAGCTATTACCTTACAGATTCCTGATTATCGGTATCGAGTCTGAGAACGATTTAATGAGTAGCAAATTTGGCAGCTATGGCGAGATGAACGAAGGTTATACCGGAGACGATGTAAAAGGATTTTCTAAAATATTTGGTAACCAAGTAAGTATCTGGCATAAAGTAAACGAGGGTATTAAAGATGAGTAA
- a CDS encoding GNAT family N-acetyltransferase: MHTKDFNILVAGLQHVGYAETICTEMETSAKVRGTGIAKRSPEYVANKMLEGKAVIALHKDGTWAGFCYIETWSHGEFVANSGLIVNPIYRKAGLAKAIKFKIFDLSREKYPDAKIFGLTTGLAVMKINSDLGYEPVTYSQLTQDENFWKGCQSCVNYDILMSKNRQNCMCTAMLYDPEEKKAEEAERLKKITHKATLLQRIEAKLRSLKMVVAGLI; the protein is encoded by the coding sequence ATGCATACTAAAGATTTTAACATACTGGTTGCTGGTTTGCAACATGTAGGTTATGCAGAAACTATTTGCACAGAGATGGAAACCTCTGCAAAAGTGCGTGGAACAGGTATAGCAAAGCGTTCTCCAGAATATGTTGCCAATAAAATGTTGGAAGGTAAAGCAGTTATTGCTTTACATAAAGATGGCACTTGGGCAGGCTTTTGTTATATAGAAACTTGGAGCCATGGCGAGTTTGTTGCTAACTCTGGTTTAATTGTTAACCCTATTTACCGTAAAGCTGGTTTAGCTAAGGCTATTAAGTTTAAGATATTTGATTTATCTAGAGAAAAATATCCGGACGCTAAAATATTTGGTTTAACAACGGGTTTAGCGGTTATGAAAATCAACTCTGATTTAGGTTACGAGCCCGTTACTTATTCGCAACTTACCCAAGATGAGAATTTCTGGAAAGGCTGCCAAAGCTGCGTAAACTACGATATTCTGATGAGTAAAAACAGGCAGAATTGCATGTGTACAGCTATGCTTTACGACCCAGAAGAGAAAAAAGCCGAAGAAGCCGAAAGGTTAAAGAAGATAACACACAAAGCTACTTTACTACAAAGAATAGAAGCAAAATTACGCTCTTTAAAAATGGTAGTAGCCGGATTAATTTAA
- a CDS encoding acyl-CoA desaturase: MYIIIFFLAHWFLSLFAQTFYLHRYASHKMFTLNAFWEKAFYIFTWFSQGSSYLVPKAYAIMHRMHHAFSDTEKDPHSPHFFEDVFQMMWNTRGMYNGFAQGTLQADKEFKGNYPEWKFIDKVASSFITRILFGLGYIAFYVFFATSWWMFLLLPIHFIMGPLHGAIVNWCGHKYGYSNFDNDDKSKNSTPFDFFMLGELFQNNHHKFPNSPNFAKKWFEFDPVYPILKVLHWVRIIKLRKA; encoded by the coding sequence ATGTACATTATTATTTTCTTTTTGGCACATTGGTTTCTTTCCCTTTTTGCCCAAACCTTCTACCTTCACCGTTACGCTTCTCACAAAATGTTTACTTTAAATGCATTCTGGGAGAAAGCCTTTTATATTTTCACTTGGTTTAGTCAAGGTTCTTCTTACTTAGTACCTAAAGCTTACGCCATTATGCACCGTATGCACCATGCTTTTTCAGATACAGAAAAAGACCCGCATTCGCCACACTTTTTTGAAGATGTTTTCCAAATGATGTGGAATACTAGAGGCATGTACAATGGTTTTGCCCAAGGAACTTTACAAGCAGATAAAGAGTTTAAAGGCAACTATCCTGAATGGAAATTTATAGATAAAGTAGCTTCTTCTTTTATCACTAGAATTTTGTTTGGCTTAGGTTACATTGCTTTTTATGTGTTTTTTGCAACCTCTTGGTGGATGTTTTTATTACTTCCTATCCATTTTATCATGGGGCCATTACATGGCGCTATTGTAAACTGGTGCGGACATAAATATGGTTATTCAAATTTTGATAATGATGATAAATCTAAAAACTCAACCCCTTTTGATTTTTTCATGTTAGGAGAGCTTTTTCAAAACAATCACCATAAGTTTCCAAACAGTCCAAACTTTGCAAAAAAGTGGTTCGAGTTTGATCCAGTATATCCTATTTTAAAGGTTTTACATTGGGTAAGAATTATAAAATTAAGAAAAGCTTAA
- a CDS encoding tetratricopeptide repeat protein, which produces MLRFFLLSVLCICITGKSFARGNFVLSSNIQQKFADSIFHKQPDKYLLADGIVLLDTYQLVKSVTDALSLNISVSAISYHQRQHYFNALPQQLDFYSKANLLNHQAGLYKMMAVTETLSGDLDIAYHHFSKALFLYQAQLNHAQVAQTSSYLYQLSLLSGDDKAAADFNDMAIAGYRIMEQDQKLVKALLQQNELMLRAGNLKQAEQQILTKILLMAYRMNSKQAEMNCYQQLGRVYWHQNKFTEAKWFFVQANILANKLHHRVGTIRSLLMLAKVKNRIKDYGLALADLKLANSLLNTSNKYFRPDILKGMALTYQKLGDEQQYKRYKAIYNKEQENYVYLNI; this is translated from the coding sequence ATGCTACGTTTTTTTCTTTTATCAGTTTTATGTATTTGTATAACAGGGAAGAGCTTTGCAAGAGGGAATTTTGTTTTATCCAGTAATATCCAACAAAAATTTGCCGATTCTATTTTCCATAAACAACCAGATAAGTATTTATTGGCAGATGGTATTGTGCTTTTAGATACTTATCAACTGGTAAAAAGCGTAACCGATGCTTTAAGTCTAAACATCAGCGTAAGCGCAATTAGCTATCACCAGCGTCAACATTATTTTAACGCTTTACCGCAACAGCTTGATTTTTATTCGAAGGCAAACTTACTTAATCACCAAGCAGGTTTATATAAAATGATGGCCGTTACAGAAACCTTATCAGGCGATTTAGATATTGCTTATCATCATTTTAGTAAAGCATTATTCCTTTATCAGGCGCAACTTAACCATGCCCAAGTGGCACAAACTTCAAGCTATTTGTATCAATTATCTTTATTATCTGGAGATGATAAAGCTGCTGCCGATTTTAATGATATGGCCATAGCCGGATACAGAATTATGGAGCAAGATCAAAAACTAGTGAAAGCGTTATTACAACAAAATGAGTTGATGCTGAGGGCCGGAAATTTAAAACAAGCAGAGCAACAAATCCTTACCAAAATTTTACTAATGGCTTACAGGATGAATAGTAAACAAGCCGAAATGAATTGTTATCAGCAATTGGGCCGAGTTTATTGGCATCAGAATAAGTTTACAGAAGCGAAGTGGTTTTTTGTACAAGCCAATATTTTAGCAAATAAATTACACCATAGGGTAGGCACCATACGTTCTTTATTGATGCTGGCGAAAGTGAAAAATAGAATTAAAGATTATGGTTTGGCTTTGGCCGATTTAAAACTAGCTAATAGCTTGCTAAATACATCAAATAAATACTTTAGGCCCGATATTTTGAAAGGTATGGCTTTAACCTACCAAAAATTGGGAGACGAGCAGCAGTATAAACGTTACAAGGCCATTTATAACAAGGAGCAAGAAAATTACGTTTACTTAAATATTTAA
- a CDS encoding sugar phosphate isomerase/epimerase family protein, whose product MKASNSRRVFIRQVGLAAASVLVLPNLGCLVDDKKRIGIQLYSLRDEFSKGVENVIAEVSKAGYSWVEGYGYSVKNGFWGLTPTQFKQLLDKYSLTSPSAHYEFSEWEKTGNDAILDAYIAAAKTLQQKYIVVPFINPQIFNSVESVKAFADKLNKASKRLEKEGLKLAYHNHDFEFKQLGDKTAYEILVENTLPSIDFELDLYWAVRAKQDVLKLFKTYKGRFALWHVKDMDKVNPQKNTEVGSGSINFESFTKEAKLSGLKYPFVEQENFDINPYESIKISAKRLQNII is encoded by the coding sequence ATGAAAGCATCTAACAGTAGAAGAGTATTTATCAGGCAAGTAGGTTTGGCTGCCGCATCGGTTTTGGTTTTACCAAATCTTGGCTGTTTGGTAGATGATAAAAAAAGAATAGGAATACAGCTTTATTCTTTAAGAGACGAATTTTCTAAAGGTGTAGAAAATGTAATTGCTGAGGTATCAAAAGCAGGTTATTCTTGGGTAGAAGGTTATGGCTACTCTGTAAAAAATGGTTTTTGGGGCTTAACTCCAACGCAGTTTAAACAATTGTTAGATAAATATAGCTTAACCTCGCCCAGCGCTCATTACGAATTTAGCGAATGGGAAAAAACAGGTAATGATGCTATTTTAGACGCCTATATTGCAGCTGCCAAAACACTGCAACAAAAATATATTGTTGTCCCTTTCATCAACCCTCAAATATTTAATAGTGTAGAAAGTGTAAAAGCTTTCGCTGATAAGCTTAACAAGGCTTCTAAAAGATTAGAAAAAGAAGGATTGAAACTGGCTTACCATAATCACGATTTTGAGTTTAAGCAACTAGGAGATAAAACAGCTTATGAGATATTAGTAGAAAATACACTTCCAAGTATAGATTTTGAATTAGATTTATATTGGGCCGTAAGAGCAAAGCAAGATGTTTTAAAGCTCTTTAAAACTTATAAAGGTCGTTTTGCTTTGTGGCATGTAAAAGATATGGATAAGGTAAACCCTCAAAAAAATACAGAAGTTGGCAGCGGTTCTATTAATTTTGAGTCTTTTACTAAGGAAGCAAAATTATCAGGCTTAAAATATCCTTTTGTAGAGCAAGAAAACTTTGATATCAATCCTTATGAAAGTATCAAAATCAGCGCTAAGCGTTTGCAAAATATCATATAA
- a CDS encoding hydroxypyruvate isomerase family protein — protein sequence MPKKTNRRSVIKNILAGTAALTTTPMLSFGNSSDEKQSITLKGNINHAVCKWTYGFLSLEELCILSKKIGIKAIDLVGPKEWDILKKHGIDSSMCNGAEINLVDGFAEPNFHEKLIQNYTEMIPMVAKAGYKNLICFSGNRRGMDDETGLNNAAKGLKELMALAEKHKVTLVMELLNSKINHKDYFADKTAWGVELCKRVGSENFKLLYDIYHMQVDEGDVIHTIKDSHPYIAHYHTAGVPGRNEIDENQELNYPAIMKAIVATGFKGYVAQEFIPKKEDKIASLYQAVKICDV from the coding sequence ATGCCAAAGAAAACTAATAGAAGATCAGTTATTAAAAATATACTAGCAGGCACTGCTGCTTTAACCACAACACCTATGCTAAGTTTCGGCAATTCTTCTGATGAAAAGCAAAGCATCACTTTAAAAGGTAATATCAACCATGCTGTATGTAAATGGACCTATGGTTTTCTGTCTTTAGAAGAGCTTTGTATTTTATCAAAAAAGATAGGAATTAAAGCTATTGATTTGGTTGGGCCTAAAGAGTGGGATATTCTGAAAAAACATGGTATAGATTCTAGCATGTGTAACGGAGCAGAAATCAATTTGGTTGATGGCTTTGCAGAACCTAACTTTCATGAGAAACTTATCCAGAATTATACCGAGATGATTCCTATGGTTGCTAAAGCAGGTTATAAAAACTTAATTTGTTTTAGCGGAAACCGCAGAGGTATGGATGATGAAACCGGTTTAAATAATGCCGCTAAAGGTTTAAAAGAGCTGATGGCGCTTGCAGAAAAGCACAAAGTAACCCTAGTTATGGAGCTTTTAAATAGTAAAATTAACCATAAAGATTACTTTGCCGATAAAACAGCTTGGGGTGTTGAGCTTTGTAAAAGAGTAGGCTCAGAAAACTTCAAATTGCTTTATGATATTTACCACATGCAGGTAGATGAAGGAGATGTTATCCATACCATAAAAGATAGTCACCCTTATATAGCACACTACCACACCGCAGGTGTACCCGGTAGAAATGAAATAGACGAAAATCAGGAGCTAAATTACCCGGCTATTATGAAAGCCATTGTAGCAACAGGTTTTAAAGGCTATGTTGCTCAAGAATTTATCCCTAAAAAGGAAGATAAAATAGCATCTTTATATCAAGCAGTTAAAATTTGTGACGTTTAA
- a CDS encoding MFS transporter, with translation MNNIKKSQLFWASCLALLVTSLSFGIRAGILGKLGTDFQLTATELGTITATAFWGFPLAVVIGGFIVDAIGMKRLLVMAFIFHLLGIVLTIFAQGYWTLFISTLLIGIANGTVEAACNPLVATIYPDNKTTKLNHFHLWFPGGIFLGTLIVILFNSIGLSWQIQVAIMIVPTLVYGYLFSKLDFPVTERVASGVSTATMYKSVTSPLFIFMFICMFGTAITELFTGQWIDVLLKNVTDNAILILTLTTGVMVIGRGLAEPIVHRFSPQGVLLISAILAALGLYLLSTLTGNAIYFAAFIFGLGVCYFWPTMLGFVAENIPKSGALGLNLMGGAGMFAVSVYTIFMGGFYDRLILKKLPAGANEADYLSAAPGTEMANLLNEAKNAAGPEVLQATLVIPIILVVAFTGLVIYMKNKKKEALTH, from the coding sequence ATGAACAATATTAAAAAAAGCCAACTTTTTTGGGCAAGCTGTCTTGCGCTGTTGGTTACCTCTTTATCTTTCGGAATAAGAGCCGGTATCTTAGGAAAACTAGGCACAGATTTTCAATTAACCGCAACAGAATTAGGTACCATAACAGCTACCGCTTTCTGGGGCTTCCCTTTAGCCGTAGTTATAGGTGGTTTTATTGTTGATGCCATTGGCATGAAAAGATTATTGGTAATGGCCTTTATCTTTCATTTGTTAGGTATCGTCTTAACCATTTTCGCACAAGGATATTGGACACTTTTCATTTCTACTTTACTCATAGGCATTGCCAACGGAACTGTAGAAGCGGCTTGTAACCCACTTGTTGCAACCATTTACCCAGATAATAAAACTACCAAGCTTAACCATTTCCATTTATGGTTCCCTGGTGGTATATTTTTAGGTACACTTATCGTGATTTTATTTAACAGCATAGGTTTAAGCTGGCAAATACAAGTAGCTATAATGATAGTGCCAACATTGGTATACGGTTACTTATTCTCTAAATTAGATTTCCCGGTAACAGAGCGTGTAGCTTCTGGTGTTTCTACCGCTACGATGTATAAATCGGTAACATCGCCTTTATTTATTTTCATGTTCATCTGTATGTTTGGTACTGCTATTACCGAGCTTTTTACAGGCCAATGGATTGATGTATTACTTAAAAACGTTACCGATAATGCTATCCTGATATTAACCCTTACTACAGGTGTAATGGTTATTGGCAGAGGCTTGGCAGAACCTATTGTTCATCGTTTTTCTCCGCAAGGGGTATTGTTAATTTCTGCTATTTTAGCTGCTTTAGGTTTATACTTATTAAGTACTTTAACAGGAAATGCTATTTATTTTGCAGCCTTTATTTTTGGCTTAGGCGTATGTTATTTCTGGCCTACCATGTTAGGCTTTGTGGCAGAGAATATACCAAAATCGGGTGCTTTAGGTTTAAACCTAATGGGCGGTGCCGGTATGTTTGCAGTTTCTGTTTATACCATTTTCATGGGAGGTTTTTATGATAGATTAATCCTAAAAAAACTCCCGGCAGGTGCTAATGAAGCCGACTATTTAAGTGCAGCACCAGGTACAGAAATGGCTAATTTGCTTAATGAGGCAAAAAATGCAGCCGGTCCAGAAGTTTTACAAGCTACCTTAGTTATTCCAATAATTTTGGTGGTAGCTTTTACAGGTTTAGTTATTTACATGAAGAATAAGAAAAAAGAGGCTTTAACTCATTAA